In a single window of the Cydia amplana chromosome 4, ilCydAmpl1.1, whole genome shotgun sequence genome:
- the LOC134663249 gene encoding uncharacterized transmembrane protein DDB_G0289901-like isoform X2 yields MELKCALVLTLVGVAASSPYNSYGVKGGAGAKADAAALAGAFSGAGNVPAGAGFSGSFSKSSASSFASSSASSSSNSFSYSGSGSFGPGGAGCTSGGCQKSPDGQPGNGIPAFSGANAGAIASAGAIAGAYSPNGAPCTSGACSGQKPSGCQGSNCGDATKCTSGKCDTPSSNDGPEDDGNDIHVNVAGTAASKTTENAEGSQYDKSSDSYQPFGCSNGNCGSPSSTKPSYPQTNPGAGPDYSKPKCESPNCNSNYNPQSGAQGNADVTVPAKDLTAPKEYPNPGTGRLPLNNNAYQNAPSANGKVGQCSSGKCDNKHPDVVYNPANGDSYSTSYLGPNFPTQSTNSNKGNCASGNCGTYPSSGSNPSAPGYAPTSAGPNGNCVGGNCGSYPSIAPAPAGAYPGPSKAPGYSQSPTTNAGCTSGNCGTYPSSAPSPTGSYSQTPSGPNSNCANGNCGSYPTSASSSAGSYAGSKAPGYSSGPSAPSGNCANGNCGSYPSSAPSATGSYPGSTAPGVLPTPTSNGNCANGNCGSYPSPAPSAGSYAGSKPTSFSPSAPSSNCANGNCGSYPSAAPSAASSYAGSKPTSYSPTASAPGSSCANGNCGTYPSSAPSAAASYAGSKPTSYSPTPSAPGSSCANGNCGTYPSSAPSAAGSYSGSKPTSYSPTPSAPGSDCANGNCATYPSSAPSPAGTYPDSKVPGYSSLPSGPSGNCVNGNCGNFPSSAASPTGASTYPGSKFPSYSQGTSPTIPSASATAPTNCGTPNCVGSSAQPSPGAITKPSITYAPPFTSPSNSGPYGAAAGANAGAGPLGVSKPASGTYPSSEEKLPSYTGGFGAPPGILKPNDFSLPSKPAFPTGQNPTSQPAHPSTSAIPSTTHGVAPTSPTSNFYNKPSCTSGNCGAQPSQSSPSYGAGNANKGIAGAAAGASASASANAVAYSGGFGGPPGLLKPYDEGKLGSKPGAFQNGLEAGSFGNNGNSNNLNAGTGNHSPYNSPNGGGSGSQAGAGAHAAAGAAAGAFSSGSNQGGHNGCGGGCGGSGGSGGSPYGNFALSNSGAIASAKSLGGATSGAYSQAGSFASSSANAHASAGFPTKGG; encoded by the exons ATGGAGCTCAAGTGCGCCTTAGTGTTGACCCTCGTGGGTGTTGCGGCATCCAGTCCTTATAATAGCTATGGAGTTAAGGGCGGCGCGGGGGCTAAAG ccgATGCAGCAGCGCTAGCAGGTGCTTTTAGTGGCGCTGGAAACGTCCCCGCTGGTGCCGGATTTTCGGGCAGTTTTTCAAAATCCTCGGCCTCCAGCTTTGCCTCATCGAGTGCTAGTTCCAGTTCAAATTCATTCAGCTACAGCGGTAGTGGTTCCTTTGGCCCGGGAGGTGCGGGTTGCACTTCCGGAGGGTGTCAGAAGAGCCCAGACGGTCAACCTGGAAACGGTATTCCAGCATTCAGTGGTGCGAACGCGGGGGCTATAGCATCAGCAGGCGCAATCGCTGGGGCGTATTCACCTAATGGTGCTCCTTGCACTAGTGGTGCGTGTTCAGGTCAGAAACCCTCAGGCTGTCAAGGATCTAACTGCGGTGACGCTACCAAATGTACTTCAGGAAAATGTGACACGCCATCATCAAACGATGGACCAGAAGATGACGGAAATGACATTCATGTAAATGTTGCTGGCACGGCCGCTTCGAAAACTACTGAAAATGCTGAAGGATCTCAGTACGACAAATCTTCCGATAGCTATCAACCTTTCGGTTGTTCCAATGGAAACTGTGGATCGCCGTCCTCTACAAAACCATCATACCCGCAAACGAACCCTGGTGCAGGACCCGATTATTCCAAGCCTAAATGTGAATCGCCAAATTGCAATAGTAATTATAATCCTCAGAGTGGAGCACAGGGTAATGCAGACGTAACTGTACCTGCTAAAGATTTGACGGCTCCGAAAGAATACCCCAATCCAGGAACTGGGCGATTGCCTTTGAATAACAATGCTTACCAAAACGCCCCTTCAGCGAATGGTAAAGTTGGTCAGTGCTCTTCCGGAAAGTGTGATAATAAACATCCGGATGTTGTATACAATCCCGCTAATGGTGATTCTTATTCAACTAGTTATTTAGGCCCCAATTTCCCTACACAATCGACGAATAGCAACAAAGGAAACTGTGCATCCGGAAATTGTGGCACGTATCCCTCTTCCGGTTCTAATCCGTCAGCCCCTGGTTATGCCCCGACATCGGCCGGCCCCAATGGAAACTGTGTTGGTGGAAATTGTGGTAGCTATCCGTCAATCGCACCTGCTCCTGCAGGAGCGTATCCCGGACCCAGCAAAGCCCCAGGCTATTCACAATCGCCTACTACTAATGCTGGTTGCACTAGCGGAAATTGCGGTACTTACCCTTCCTCTGCACCTAGCCCTACCGGTTCTTATTCACAAACGCCATCGGGCCCTAATAGCAACTGTGCCAACGGTAATTGTGGGAGTTATCCTACATCTGCTTCAAGCTCTGCGGGATCTTATGCAGGTTCCAAAGCTCCCGGCTATTCATCTGGACCATCAGCTCCTAGTGGTAACTGTGCTAATGGAAATTGTGGCAGTTATCCTTCTTCAGCCCCCAGTGCTACGGGATCTTACCCAGGCTCCACAGCCCCAGGCGTTTTGCCTACGCCGACTTCTAACGGCAACTGTGCTAACGGAAACTGCGGCAGTTATCCTTCACCTGCCCCAAGCGCGGGATCTTATGCCGGTTCCAAACCGACAAGTTTTTCACCTTCTGCCCCTAGTAGCAACTGCGCTAACGGAAACTGCGGCTCCTACCCTTCAGCTGCTCCAAGCGCTGCGAGTTCGTATGCAGGTTCCAAACCTACCAGCTATTCACCTACGGCTTCTGCTCCCGGTAGCAGCTGTGCCAATGGAAACTGCGGCACCTATCCTTCATCTGCCCCAAGTGCTGCGGCATCTTATGCAGGTTCCAAACCCACAAGCTATTCACCTACGCCTTCTGCTCCCGGTAGCAGCTGTGCCAATGGAAACTGCGGCACCTATCCTTCATCTGCCCCTAGCGCTGCGGGATCGTATTCAGGTTCTAAACCCACAAGCTATTCACCTACGCCTTCAGCTCCGGGTAGCGACTGTGCCAACGGAAACTGCGCCACGTATCCTTCTTCTGCCCCTAGTCCTGCGGGAACTTATCCAGATTCAAAAGTCCCTGGTTATTCATCTTTGCCGTCAGGTCCTAGCGGCAACTGTGTTAATGGCAATTGTGGCAATTTCCCCTCGTCAGCAGCCAGTCCCACAGGAGCTAGCACTTATCCAGGATCAAAATTCCCAAGTTATTCGCAAGGAACATCACCTACAATCCCATCAGCGAGTGCAACTGCTCCCACCAATTGTGGGACTCCTAACTGTGTCGGTTCTTCCGCACAGCCTAGCCCAGGAGCAATTACCAAACCAAGTATTACATATGCTCCTCCATTTACTTCACCTTCTAACTCTGGCCCTTACGGTGCGGCGGCTGGTGCCAATGCTGGAGCGGGACCTTTGGGTGTTTCTAAACCAGCTAGCGGAACATATCCCTCTTCCGAAGAAAAATTGCCTTCTTATACCGGTGGCTTCGGCGCCCCACCCGGAATTTTAAAACCTAACGATTTTTCACTACCTTCTAAACCTGCATTCCCAACAGGTCAAAATCCTACAAGTCAACCCGCGCACCCTAGCACAAGCGCCATCCCGTCCACTACACATGGAGTAGCTCCAACGTCTCCCACTTCCAATTTTTACAATAAACCTTCCTGCACATCTGGGAATTGCGGAGCTCAACCAAGTCAGTCTTCCCCTTCATATGGTGCTGGCAACGCGAACAAGGGTATAGCTGGGGCTGCCGCCGGTGCAAGTGCGTCAGCCAGTGCCAACGCTGTTGCATACTCAGGAGGGTTTGGCGGTCCACCGGGGCTTCTGAAACCTTATGATGAGGGGAAACTGGGAAGCAAACCAGGCGCTTTTCAAAACGGCCTTGAGGCTGGTAGTTTCGGCAATAACGGAAACAGCAATAACCTGAATGCAGGAACTGGAAACCATTCGCCTTATAATTCCCCGAATGGAGGTGGAAGTGGATCGCAGGCTGGTGCTGGAGCACATGCAGCTGCCGGGGCTGCTGCAGGTGCATTTAGCTCTGGAAGTAATCAAGGTGGTCATAATGGATGCGGTGGTGGTTGTGGCGGAAGTGGAGGCAGTGGCGGCAGTCCGTATGGAAACTTCGCGCTGAGTAACAGTGGTGCGATCGCATCCGCGAAGAGTCTCGGTGGAGCCACCAGCGGGGCGTACAGCCAAGCTGGCAGCTTTGCGAGCAGTTCCGCTAACGC
- the LOC134663249 gene encoding uncharacterized transmembrane protein DDB_G0289901-like isoform X1 has product MELKCALVLTLVGVAASSPYNSYGVKGGAGAKADAAALAGAFSGAGNVPAGAGFSGSFSKSSASSFASSSASSSSNSFSYSGSGSFGPGGAGCTSGGCQKSPDGQPGNGIPAFSGANAGAIASAGAIAGAYSPNGAPCTSGACSGQKPSGCQGSNCGDATKCTSGKCDTPSSNDGPEDDGNDIHVNVAGTAASKTTENAEGSQYDKSSDSYQPFGCSNGNCGSPSSTKPSYPQTNPGAGPDYSKPKCESPNCNSNYNPQSGAQGNADVTVPAKDLTAPKEYPNPGTGRLPLNNNAYQNAPSANGKVGQCSSGKCDNKHPDVVYNPANGDSYSTSYLGPNFPTQSTNSNKGNCASGNCGTYPSSGSNPSAPGYAPTSAGPNGNCVGGNCGSYPSIAPAPAGAYPGPSKAPGYSQSPTTNAGCTSGNCGTYPSSAPSPTGSYSQTPSGPNSNCANGNCGSYPTSASSSAGSYAGSKAPGYSSGPSAPSGNCANGNCGSYPSSAPSATGSYPGSTAPGVLPTPTSNGNCANGNCGSYPSPAPSAGSYAGSKPTSFSPSAPSSNCANGNCGSYPSAAPSAASSYAGSKPTSYSPTASAPGSSCANGNCGTYPSSAPSAAASYAGSKPTSYSPTPSAPGSSCANGNCGTYPSSAPSAAGSYSGSKPTSYSPTPSAPGSDCANGNCATYPSSAPSPAGTYPDSKVPGYSSLPSGPSGNCVNGNCGNFPSSAASPTGASTYPGSKFPSYSQGTSPTIPSASATAPTNCGTPNCVGSSAQPSPGAITKPSITYAPPFTSPSNSGPYGAAAGANAGAGPLGVSKPASGTYPSSEEKLPSYTGGFGAPPGILKPNDFSLPSKPAFPTGQNPTSQPAHPSTSAIPSTTHGVAPTSPTSNFYNKPSCTSGNCGAQPSQSSPSYGAGNANKGIAGAAAGASASASANAVAYSGGFGGPPGLLKPYDEGKLGSKPGAFQNGLEAGSFGNNGNSNNLNAGTGNHSPYNSPNGGGSGSQAGAGAHAAAGAAAGAFSSGSNQGGHNGCGGGCGGSGGSGGSPYGNFALSNSGAIASAKSLGGATSGAYSQAGSFASSSANAHASAGFPTKGGYGRR; this is encoded by the exons ATGGAGCTCAAGTGCGCCTTAGTGTTGACCCTCGTGGGTGTTGCGGCATCCAGTCCTTATAATAGCTATGGAGTTAAGGGCGGCGCGGGGGCTAAAG ccgATGCAGCAGCGCTAGCAGGTGCTTTTAGTGGCGCTGGAAACGTCCCCGCTGGTGCCGGATTTTCGGGCAGTTTTTCAAAATCCTCGGCCTCCAGCTTTGCCTCATCGAGTGCTAGTTCCAGTTCAAATTCATTCAGCTACAGCGGTAGTGGTTCCTTTGGCCCGGGAGGTGCGGGTTGCACTTCCGGAGGGTGTCAGAAGAGCCCAGACGGTCAACCTGGAAACGGTATTCCAGCATTCAGTGGTGCGAACGCGGGGGCTATAGCATCAGCAGGCGCAATCGCTGGGGCGTATTCACCTAATGGTGCTCCTTGCACTAGTGGTGCGTGTTCAGGTCAGAAACCCTCAGGCTGTCAAGGATCTAACTGCGGTGACGCTACCAAATGTACTTCAGGAAAATGTGACACGCCATCATCAAACGATGGACCAGAAGATGACGGAAATGACATTCATGTAAATGTTGCTGGCACGGCCGCTTCGAAAACTACTGAAAATGCTGAAGGATCTCAGTACGACAAATCTTCCGATAGCTATCAACCTTTCGGTTGTTCCAATGGAAACTGTGGATCGCCGTCCTCTACAAAACCATCATACCCGCAAACGAACCCTGGTGCAGGACCCGATTATTCCAAGCCTAAATGTGAATCGCCAAATTGCAATAGTAATTATAATCCTCAGAGTGGAGCACAGGGTAATGCAGACGTAACTGTACCTGCTAAAGATTTGACGGCTCCGAAAGAATACCCCAATCCAGGAACTGGGCGATTGCCTTTGAATAACAATGCTTACCAAAACGCCCCTTCAGCGAATGGTAAAGTTGGTCAGTGCTCTTCCGGAAAGTGTGATAATAAACATCCGGATGTTGTATACAATCCCGCTAATGGTGATTCTTATTCAACTAGTTATTTAGGCCCCAATTTCCCTACACAATCGACGAATAGCAACAAAGGAAACTGTGCATCCGGAAATTGTGGCACGTATCCCTCTTCCGGTTCTAATCCGTCAGCCCCTGGTTATGCCCCGACATCGGCCGGCCCCAATGGAAACTGTGTTGGTGGAAATTGTGGTAGCTATCCGTCAATCGCACCTGCTCCTGCAGGAGCGTATCCCGGACCCAGCAAAGCCCCAGGCTATTCACAATCGCCTACTACTAATGCTGGTTGCACTAGCGGAAATTGCGGTACTTACCCTTCCTCTGCACCTAGCCCTACCGGTTCTTATTCACAAACGCCATCGGGCCCTAATAGCAACTGTGCCAACGGTAATTGTGGGAGTTATCCTACATCTGCTTCAAGCTCTGCGGGATCTTATGCAGGTTCCAAAGCTCCCGGCTATTCATCTGGACCATCAGCTCCTAGTGGTAACTGTGCTAATGGAAATTGTGGCAGTTATCCTTCTTCAGCCCCCAGTGCTACGGGATCTTACCCAGGCTCCACAGCCCCAGGCGTTTTGCCTACGCCGACTTCTAACGGCAACTGTGCTAACGGAAACTGCGGCAGTTATCCTTCACCTGCCCCAAGCGCGGGATCTTATGCCGGTTCCAAACCGACAAGTTTTTCACCTTCTGCCCCTAGTAGCAACTGCGCTAACGGAAACTGCGGCTCCTACCCTTCAGCTGCTCCAAGCGCTGCGAGTTCGTATGCAGGTTCCAAACCTACCAGCTATTCACCTACGGCTTCTGCTCCCGGTAGCAGCTGTGCCAATGGAAACTGCGGCACCTATCCTTCATCTGCCCCAAGTGCTGCGGCATCTTATGCAGGTTCCAAACCCACAAGCTATTCACCTACGCCTTCTGCTCCCGGTAGCAGCTGTGCCAATGGAAACTGCGGCACCTATCCTTCATCTGCCCCTAGCGCTGCGGGATCGTATTCAGGTTCTAAACCCACAAGCTATTCACCTACGCCTTCAGCTCCGGGTAGCGACTGTGCCAACGGAAACTGCGCCACGTATCCTTCTTCTGCCCCTAGTCCTGCGGGAACTTATCCAGATTCAAAAGTCCCTGGTTATTCATCTTTGCCGTCAGGTCCTAGCGGCAACTGTGTTAATGGCAATTGTGGCAATTTCCCCTCGTCAGCAGCCAGTCCCACAGGAGCTAGCACTTATCCAGGATCAAAATTCCCAAGTTATTCGCAAGGAACATCACCTACAATCCCATCAGCGAGTGCAACTGCTCCCACCAATTGTGGGACTCCTAACTGTGTCGGTTCTTCCGCACAGCCTAGCCCAGGAGCAATTACCAAACCAAGTATTACATATGCTCCTCCATTTACTTCACCTTCTAACTCTGGCCCTTACGGTGCGGCGGCTGGTGCCAATGCTGGAGCGGGACCTTTGGGTGTTTCTAAACCAGCTAGCGGAACATATCCCTCTTCCGAAGAAAAATTGCCTTCTTATACCGGTGGCTTCGGCGCCCCACCCGGAATTTTAAAACCTAACGATTTTTCACTACCTTCTAAACCTGCATTCCCAACAGGTCAAAATCCTACAAGTCAACCCGCGCACCCTAGCACAAGCGCCATCCCGTCCACTACACATGGAGTAGCTCCAACGTCTCCCACTTCCAATTTTTACAATAAACCTTCCTGCACATCTGGGAATTGCGGAGCTCAACCAAGTCAGTCTTCCCCTTCATATGGTGCTGGCAACGCGAACAAGGGTATAGCTGGGGCTGCCGCCGGTGCAAGTGCGTCAGCCAGTGCCAACGCTGTTGCATACTCAGGAGGGTTTGGCGGTCCACCGGGGCTTCTGAAACCTTATGATGAGGGGAAACTGGGAAGCAAACCAGGCGCTTTTCAAAACGGCCTTGAGGCTGGTAGTTTCGGCAATAACGGAAACAGCAATAACCTGAATGCAGGAACTGGAAACCATTCGCCTTATAATTCCCCGAATGGAGGTGGAAGTGGATCGCAGGCTGGTGCTGGAGCACATGCAGCTGCCGGGGCTGCTGCAGGTGCATTTAGCTCTGGAAGTAATCAAGGTGGTCATAATGGATGCGGTGGTGGTTGTGGCGGAAGTGGAGGCAGTGGCGGCAGTCCGTATGGAAACTTCGCGCTGAGTAACAGTGGTGCGATCGCATCCGCGAAGAGTCTCGGTGGAGCCACCAGCGGGGCGTACAGCCAAGCTGGCAGCTTTGCGAGCAGTTCCGCTAACGC